In Zingiber officinale cultivar Zhangliang chromosome 1A, Zo_v1.1, whole genome shotgun sequence, the DNA window TTTCTATTTGTCCTATTCTTCTTGTGTGCTCTGTGCTTTGGGTGTGCTATCCTATCCGATTTTAGGCCAAcatatggtatcagagctttggcATTATAGAACACCCAAGAATCCACGATTCCACAAAAATGTCTGGCATCCCACAAGTTGCTGCGAAGGAGAACGGCGGAGTGTCATTTCCTTATCCGATGCTAAGCCCTCATAATTATATTGTGTGGGCAATAAAAATAGAGGCGATTCTTGATGCCCAGGGAGTCTGGGAGGCAGTGGAGACAACGGAAGGAGCCCAAGTAGATATAAAGAAGGACAAAAAGGCGCGTGCATACATCTTGCAATGTATCCCCGAAGACATCCTTCTCTAGATTGCAAAAAAGAAGACAGCGAAGGAAGTCTGGGGCAGCCTCAAGACGAGGTACCTTGGTAGTGATCGGGTGAAGAAGGCACGCGTACAAACGTTGAAGAGCGAGTTTGACGCTCTCCGGATGAAGGAGACCGAGacgattgatgagtttgctggcaaactcaGCGCCATGAGTAGCAAGTTCTCCACTCTTGGTGCCACGCTTGAAGATTCCTCTTTGGTAAAGAAGTTGCTTGATTCTTTCCCTGATAAGTTCTTCCCTATTGTTGCCGGTATTGAGCAGTTTCATGATCTTGAGACAATATCATTTGAGGAGACTATTGGGCGACTAAAGGCGTACGAGGAACGAACACTACGATTACGCGGCAACACCAACAGCACTGAAGGAGCTCCTACTTACTCATGTCGAATGACAAATGCGACAAAAGGGGAGCAACGTGGACACTTCGTTAGGAGGCAAGGGGCGTGGGTCCAGTAGCCCTAGTCATGGAAAATGGCGTGGGCGTGGGCGTGGGCAGGGGCGCGGTCATGGTCATGGTACACCGAGCCAAGACAATGCAGGAGGCACTAGCAGCAATGGCAGAGGCACTCATGACAAGAGCCGTATAAAGTGTTTCAATTGTGAGAAAATGGGGCATTATGCGTCCAAATGCTACAACATGCATCGTGATgatgaggctcacctcacttgCGCCACGATGAAGAGCCATCACTGATCATGACCGTGTCCCACGAGGAGCCTGACACTAGGCGTGAGCGGCAGGATACCATTCTGCTAAGTGAAGATAGGTTGCTACCGGAGATGTACCGCGATATTAATAAAGGAGATAAAGACGTCTGGTACCTTGACAACGGTGCCAGTAACCACATGACTGACCATCGtgagaagtttcaagaactagatgaaaTCATCACCGAGAGGGTGAGGtttggcgatggatcaaccattgagatcatgggcaaggggatggttgtgttcgaatgcaagaaCGATGATCGGAAGGCTCTCCACGAGGTATCCTACATTATgaaactttgtagtaatatcataagtctcGGTCAATTGACAGAAACTGGGAATGAGGTGCACTTGGAAAGAGATAccatgaaggtgattgataggagcgggaagCTCTTGATGCTAGTAAAGTGAACACAAAATCGCATGTACAAGATAACCTTGAAGACATTCAAGCAAATTTGTCTCCTAGCAAGCCTAGAAGACCCAACCTGGTTTTGGCATACAAGGCTCGGACATGTCGATTTCCATGACTTGAAGCTGTTAGGGGAGAAGAAATTGGCGGTTGATGTGCCTCTATTGCCCCAGCCGAACAAGCTTTGCGAGGTGTGTGTGATCGCCAAGCATGCAAGGTCCCCATTCCCGTGCCAAGCAAACTTTAGAGCGGAGAAGCTAGAACAAGACTGaatacaagatcaaaacactctGAACAGACCGGGGCGGCGAGTTTCTATCCACGGAATTCACTCAATTCTGTGAAAATGAAGGAATCGAGCGACATCTCACGGCTCCCtacacaccccaacaaaatggtgttgtGGAGCGCCGTAATCGCACCGTGATGGCCATGGCAAGATCTCTCCTCAAGGGTACATATATGCCGGCAAGGTTCTGGGGAGAGACGGTTAGGCATGCTGTCTATCTGTTAAACTGTCTCCCAACTAAGGTGCTAGGAGAGCGCACTCCATTTGAAGCTTGGATGGGGAGAAAGCCACATCTCTCCCACTTGAGAGTGTTCGGTTGTGTTGCATATGTGAAAAATACAATCCCTCACCTCAAGAAACTTGACGACAGAAGCTCACCCATGGTATACTTGGGTGTCGAGGAAGGCTGCAAAGCTCATCGTCTATTTGATCCAAGGCATGGCAAGCTACAAGTAAGTAGAGATGTGATGTTTCGAGAAAATTGTGAATGGACATGGAATGTAGGTGCCAACAATGAAGAAAAGGTACCAGagtttatggtggtggatgcatTCGGCACCGACGAAGTGATTGTTGCAGCAGACATTCAGGCCCCAACGGAAGATGTCACAACACCGGCAGTAGCCGTGATACCCATGACAGGAGCGTCAAGTCCATCTACACCATCATCGAATACCCATACAGCTTCCTCGCCTTCGATAACAAACTCACCCGAGTCTTATGAAGGACCGGTCCGTTTTAGATCCATTGTTGATATCTACGCCAACACTGAGGAAGTGGTTGGTATTGATGAAGAAGAGGGTGAGGTGATGAAGGTGATATCCGAAGAGCCGACATGTTATCAAGAAGCTGCAACTGAGGCTTGCTGGTACAAAGCAATGGAGAAAGAGCTAAAATCTATTGAGATGAACAATGCCTGGAACCTAACTAAGCTCCCATTAGGCCACAAGCCTATCGGCCTAAAGTGGGTGTTCAAATTGAAGAAAGATTCAGATGGGAAAGTCGTTAAGCACAAAGCAAGATTAGTGGCTAAAGGCTATGTACAAAGACAAGGCATCGATTTTGAAGAAGTGTTTGCGCCTGTCGCTAGACTTGACACTATTCGAGTCATTCTTGCGCTTGCGGCAAATCAAAGCTAGGAGGTACACCATCTAGATGTGAAGTCAACATTTCTTAACGGAaagttagaagaagaaatatatgtcACTCAACCAGAAGGGTTTGAAGTACAAAATTAGAAACATAAGGTATACAGGTTGTCCAAGGCCCTCTATGGGCTGCGGCAAGCTCCACGAGCTTGGAACATGCGTTTGAACAGGAGTCTGGAAGAGCTTGGCTTCAAATAATGTACTCAAGAACATGCAGTATATACAAGAGGTGAAGGAGAAGGAAGTATACTTGTTGGAGTGAATATCGACGATCTCATCGTGACAGGAAGTAGCACAGAGAAAATCAACAAGTTTAAACAACAAATGATGACAGAATTTGAGATGAGTGATTTGGGTCTTCTCTCCTACTACTTAGGGACTGAAGTGGAGCAACAGAAGAGCCGAATTTTACTTAGACAATCAGCTTATGCCAAGAAAATTGTATCTCAGTTCAAGATGGCAGACTgcaatcactacaagaaaatatgGCTTCAGAGACAAAAAAATTTGATTCTGAAAGTCATTTTTCTGTCTCTAAACAATATTTAAAAcagaatattccgtctcaaaattccgttagtgaaagccccgtagctaattttgagacggaattattccgtctctaatttcataaACCGATTGAAAAACAGTTtatatatttgttttaaatttaaccaaatgaaattaatttcaaatatgaATTCCatctctaattttgttttaaatccgtTGTTAGTCTGtctcaaattatataataaatataatcTTAATTTGTTTATAATCCATTTACAATCTTGTTTATA includes these proteins:
- the LOC122000991 gene encoding uncharacterized protein LOC122000991; this translates as MSGIPQVAAKENGGVSFPYPMLSPHNYIVWAIKIEAILDAQGVWEAVETTEGAQIAKKKTAKEVWGSLKTRYLGSDRVKKARVQTLKSEFDALRMKETETIDEFAGKLSAMSSKFSTLGATLEDSSLVKKLLDSFPDKFFPIVAGIEQFHDLETISFEETIGRLKAYEERTLRLRGNTNSTEGAPTYSCRMTNATKGEQRGHFVRRQGAWVQ